CCTCCGCTATCGCCGTGGCGTCTTCCTCGCTCGAGTGCAGAAAGCCATGGGGACTGCGGGCTGGCCTTTTGTCGACGAGATCAGACTTGACGCACAGATGCCGGTGGATCTTGTGCCATAAGTCTGATCTCGAGCCCAAAGCGGCGTCAGAGCGTGGCGGGCAAGCCCCACTTCTCGAACGACTCCATATGGAAGGCAACCACATGGGTGATGCCTTCGTCGGTCGTGGCGAGCACATGCATCTGGAACGGCTCGTGCACGCCGGTCTCGCGGTTGAGCATGTACATCGCTCCGGCCGGCTGGCCGTTGGCCACAGTGGGGAGTAACCGCATATCGCCGGGCAACTCGGCCGGGCAGTGCGTCTTCGAGAGCAGGACGATGTTCTCCGGACCCTGGTACCAGCCGTCGAACGGCGGCATCTCCCAGACGGCGTCGGCGGTGAACAGCTCGACGAGCTTGTCCATGTCATAGGTCTCGAACGCGTCGATGTAGCGCGCCAGTAGATCCTGGGCTTCCTTTGACTCCGGGACCTGCAGATGGTCGTCCTCGCTGGGCCCGACGGCATCGAGTTGCGCACGGGCGCGCTGCAGCAGGCTGTTGACCGCCGCCGTCGAGGAGCCGATGGCGTCGGCGACCTCCGCGGCCTTCCACTGCAGCACCTCACGCATCACGAGCACCGCGCGTTGGCGGGCGGACAGGTGCTGCAGCGCCGCGACGAACGCGAGCCGCACCGATTCACGCGAGCCGACGATGTTCGACGGGTCGGTCGAATCGTCGGGAATGGGTTCCAGCCACGGCACCTCGTCGCGCGCGACGATGTCGTCAACCGGATCGGAGCTGGGCGCGCCGAGCCCCGTCGGCAGCGGCCGGCGCTGACGGCTGTCCAACGCCGTCAGACACGTGTTGGTGGCGATCCGGTACAGCCAGGTACGCACGGATGATTTGCCCTGGAACCCCTTGTACGACTTCCATGCCCGCAAGTAGGTTTCCTGCACCAGATCC
The sequence above is drawn from the Mycobacterium gallinarum genome and encodes:
- a CDS encoding sigma-70 family RNA polymerase sigma factor, which codes for MVTKLGEVTVLAHNLDDDSAEDAFLADAQRYRRELLAHCYRMTGSLHDAEDLVQETYLRAWKSYKGFQGKSSVRTWLYRIATNTCLTALDSRQRRPLPTGLGAPSSDPVDDIVARDEVPWLEPIPDDSTDPSNIVGSRESVRLAFVAALQHLSARQRAVLVMREVLQWKAAEVADAIGSSTAAVNSLLQRARAQLDAVGPSEDDHLQVPESKEAQDLLARYIDAFETYDMDKLVELFTADAVWEMPPFDGWYQGPENIVLLSKTHCPAELPGDMRLLPTVANGQPAGAMYMLNRETGVHEPFQMHVLATTDEGITHVVAFHMESFEKWGLPATL